The following are encoded in a window of bacterium genomic DNA:
- the rplK gene encoding 50S ribosomal protein L11 translates to MAGKPVKTVLKLQIEAGKANPAPPIGPALGQHGVNIQDFCKKFNDATKEMIGDVVPAEITIYEDRSFDFKLKTPPASALLKKAAGIEKGSGDPLKTKVGKVTKADLRAIAERKMIDLNAYDVEAAMKIIAGTAKNMGIEVIEK, encoded by the coding sequence ATGGCAGGAAAACCAGTTAAAACAGTATTAAAGTTACAGATTGAGGCCGGTAAGGCCAACCCAGCGCCGCCGATCGGCCCGGCTTTAGGTCAGCACGGCGTAAACATTCAGGACTTCTGCAAGAAGTTCAACGACGCCACAAAGGAAATGATTGGCGACGTAGTCCCGGCGGAAATTACGATTTATGAAGATCGTAGCTTTGATTTCAAATTGAAGACTCCTCCGGCTTCCGCTTTGTTGAAGAAAGCTGCCGGCATTGAAAAAGGCTCTGGTGATCCGCTGAAAACCAAAGTTGGTAAAGTTACCAAAGCTGACTTGCGGGCGATTGCCGAGCGCAAAATGATTGACTTGAATGCTTATGATGTGGAGGCGGCAATGAAAATTATCGCCGGTACTGCTAAGAATATGGGCATCGAGGTAATAGAGAAATAA
- a CDS encoding HIT domain-containing protein encodes MKKSELRQDMVSGDWIIMAPGRSKRPHESAIRLVKRRKASIKECPFEDPQAGGNREPILTYPERKKWQIQVLENKYPAVVHQKVCGTISKNGPYSVLPGVGHHDLIITRDHHKNFAKLSKEDANQVFQVFRDRYLMLYGDPCIAYTLIFHNWGPTAGASVYHPHYQLLAMPIVPPDVNHSLQGSARYYKENKKCVHCEMIAWETKDKKRIVFENKGAIAFTPFVSRLPFEVRIFPKKHLPNFENSYDEDIAYVVEALQTVLKRLEHKLKDPDYNFFIHTAPIKDKKKYGHYHWHIEVYPKVSIRAAFEQGSGVELNSVDPNDAAKFLR; translated from the coding sequence ATGAAAAAATCAGAACTTAGGCAGGATATGGTATCGGGTGACTGGATTATTATGGCACCGGGGCGTTCCAAGCGCCCGCATGAATCCGCTATCCGTTTAGTGAAGCGCAGAAAAGCGTCTATTAAAGAGTGCCCGTTTGAGGATCCGCAAGCAGGAGGAAATCGTGAGCCGATTCTGACTTACCCCGAACGGAAAAAATGGCAGATTCAGGTTTTGGAAAATAAATATCCGGCAGTAGTACATCAGAAAGTTTGCGGGACCATTTCTAAGAACGGCCCATATTCAGTTTTGCCGGGAGTCGGGCATCACGATTTGATAATTACCAGAGATCATCATAAAAATTTCGCGAAGCTTTCCAAAGAAGATGCCAATCAGGTCTTTCAGGTATTCCGTGACCGCTACTTGATGCTCTACGGCGATCCCTGCATCGCTTACACGCTTATTTTCCACAATTGGGGTCCGACCGCCGGCGCTTCGGTTTATCACCCGCATTATCAATTGTTGGCGATGCCAATTGTTCCGCCGGATGTAAATCACTCTCTGCAGGGATCTGCCCGATATTACAAAGAAAATAAAAAATGCGTTCATTGCGAAATGATAGCTTGGGAAACAAAGGATAAAAAAAGAATTGTTTTTGAAAACAAGGGAGCGATTGCTTTTACGCCGTTCGTATCCCGTCTGCCGTTTGAGGTGCGTATTTTCCCGAAAAAACATCTGCCGAATTTTGAAAATTCTTATGACGAAGACATCGCTTACGTGGTTGAGGCTTTGCAGACAGTTCTAAAAAGACTGGAGCATAAACTTAAAGATCCGGATTATAATTTTTTCATTCACACCGCTCCGATTAAAGACAAGAAAAAATATGGCCACTACCATTGGCATATTGAGGTGTATCCGAAGGTCTCTATTCGGGCGGCCTTTGAACAAGGCTCCGGAGTTGAGCTAAATTCCGTTGACCCCAACGACGCCGCTAAGTTTTTAAGATAG
- the pheS gene encoding phenylalanine--tRNA ligase subunit alpha: protein MDISKLKSAFAKDIKAVKDVKGLEDLKVQYLGRKDGELNRVLKSLKDLSLAQKQKVGPAANALRMEIESALEKKLAELAKKSAPTIAKVDVSLPGKKMPVGHLHPLTQIENKIKEIFLGLNFSVVEGPEAETEYYNFDALNIPANHPARDMWDTFWLGQKENLGKMLMRTHTSPMQIRYMEKNQPPFQIIVPGRVFRFEATDASHEINFHQVEGLMIGENVNLANFKYVIEQFFKKFFGREAKIRFRPSYFPFVEPGLEVDVEFNGKWLEVMGAGMVHPSVLDKVKLDPKKYQGFAFGFGLERLAMIKYKIPDIRMFYSGDLRFINQF from the coding sequence ATGGACATATCTAAGCTAAAGAGTGCTTTTGCGAAAGATATTAAGGCGGTAAAAGACGTTAAGGGCCTTGAGGACCTCAAGGTTCAATATCTTGGCCGGAAGGATGGCGAGTTGAATAGAGTTTTGAAATCTTTGAAGGATTTGTCACTTGCCCAGAAACAAAAAGTTGGCCCTGCTGCCAACGCTTTGCGTATGGAGATTGAATCAGCGTTAGAAAAAAAATTGGCGGAGCTGGCGAAAAAATCAGCGCCAACGATTGCGAAAGTAGATGTCAGCTTGCCCGGAAAAAAGATGCCGGTGGGTCATTTGCATCCGCTCACACAGATCGAAAATAAGATTAAAGAAATTTTCTTGGGCTTAAATTTTTCCGTGGTGGAAGGACCGGAGGCGGAAACTGAATATTATAATTTCGATGCTTTGAATATCCCCGCCAATCATCCCGCGCGCGATATGTGGGACACTTTTTGGCTTGGGCAGAAAGAGAACTTGGGGAAAATGCTGATGCGCACACATACCAGCCCGATGCAGATCCGCTATATGGAAAAGAATCAGCCGCCTTTTCAAATTATCGTGCCGGGTAGAGTTTTTCGTTTTGAGGCGACCGATGCTTCTCATGAAATCAATTTCCATCAAGTAGAAGGCTTAATGATCGGTGAAAATGTGAATTTGGCGAATTTTAAATATGTAATCGAGCAATTCTTTAAAAAATTCTTCGGGCGTGAAGCTAAAATCCGCTTCCGGCCTAGTTATTTCCCGTTCGTGGAGCCGGGTTTGGAGGTAGATGTGGAATTCAACGGCAAGTGGTTGGAGGTGATGGGAGCCGGAATGGTGCATCCTTCGGTTCTGGATAAAGTGAAGCTTGATCCAAAAAAATATCAGGGCTTTGCTTTCGGATTCGGGCTGGAGCGATTGGCGATGATTAAATATAAAATTCCTGATATCCGGATGTTTTATTCCGGCGATTTAAGATTTATAAATCAATTCTAA
- the mrdA gene encoding penicillin-binding protein 2: protein MKELNVEDLLFNEEQQESDYLERPLSRRTFLLVGAVVVALALIAFGRSAYLNVARGSFYQERALVNLHREVELPAPRGIIKDRFGNPLVENKNSFSAFLNVADLLKKNEDWSAMIGEIAHVLGSDSEELEEFVRKANLEKRNFIPLARNISRSQTISLNSLNFPEIEITSDYVREYIDGPVYSHTLGYVGESDSSKDLVGKDGIEAYYDSILRGIDGKMFIYRDALGKTLDRKVAEAPRAGGDLVVTLDSQLQKFFYDRMKSALAGLGREAGVGIALDPQSGEVLAMVSLPSFDNNNVSKYLVGRSQPLFNRAVSGTYTPGSTIKPLVALAALHEKIVEPDFQILSTGSIEIPNPYVPENPSRFLDWKAHGWVDLRSALARSSNVYFYELGGGFQGFKGLGIERLRGYWEKFLLGQKTGIDLLSESSGFLPEPEEKEKRTGQIWRIGDTYNVSIGQGDLQLTPLQLINFISSIANNGKIFRPHLVNKQNDPEVLFDYSDWASELKEVRQGMEDAVSKPYGTANMLVYLPMKSAGKTGSSQVANNTRTNAFFVGYAPAENSEIAVLVLIENSREGSLNAVPVARDVMQWYYDNRISNGKSSL, encoded by the coding sequence ATGAAGGAGTTGAACGTAGAAGATTTGTTGTTCAATGAAGAGCAACAAGAGTCGGATTATCTGGAGCGGCCGCTTTCTCGGCGGACTTTTTTATTGGTGGGCGCAGTAGTAGTTGCCCTCGCTTTGATTGCTTTTGGCCGCTCAGCCTATCTTAATGTCGCGCGCGGTTCATTTTATCAGGAGCGCGCTTTGGTGAATTTGCACAGGGAAGTGGAATTGCCGGCGCCACGAGGTATCATCAAAGATCGCTTTGGTAATCCGTTGGTAGAAAATAAAAATTCCTTCAGCGCCTTTTTGAATGTCGCTGATCTTTTAAAGAAGAACGAAGACTGGTCGGCGATGATTGGGGAGATTGCTCACGTGCTTGGCTCCGATTCGGAAGAGTTGGAGGAGTTTGTGCGTAAAGCTAATTTGGAAAAAAGAAATTTTATTCCTCTTGCGCGCAACATTAGCCGCTCTCAAACCATTTCTTTAAATAGTCTAAATTTTCCGGAAATTGAAATTACTTCCGACTATGTCCGCGAATATATTGACGGTCCGGTTTATAGTCACACGCTGGGATATGTCGGCGAGTCGGATTCTTCCAAGGATCTCGTCGGGAAAGATGGCATAGAGGCTTATTACGATTCAATTTTACGTGGTATTGATGGAAAAATGTTTATTTATCGCGATGCGTTGGGGAAAACTTTGGATAGAAAAGTCGCAGAGGCTCCGCGAGCCGGTGGAGATCTTGTGGTGACTTTAGATAGTCAGCTGCAGAAATTTTTCTATGATCGAATGAAATCTGCTCTGGCGGGCTTGGGCCGGGAAGCGGGGGTGGGAATAGCCCTAGACCCGCAGAGTGGTGAAGTGCTGGCAATGGTTAGCCTGCCGAGCTTCGATAACAATAACGTTTCTAAGTATCTTGTTGGCCGCAGTCAGCCATTATTTAACCGTGCCGTTTCGGGCACTTATACTCCGGGCTCTACAATCAAACCTTTAGTTGCCCTAGCTGCTTTACATGAGAAAATCGTGGAGCCGGATTTTCAGATTTTATCTACAGGATCAATTGAGATTCCTAATCCCTATGTTCCGGAAAATCCAAGTAGATTTTTGGATTGGAAAGCTCATGGTTGGGTTGATTTGCGTTCGGCGTTGGCGCGCTCAAGCAACGTTTATTTTTATGAATTAGGGGGTGGATTTCAGGGATTCAAGGGCTTAGGAATAGAAAGATTGCGTGGTTATTGGGAGAAGTTTTTATTGGGGCAAAAAACCGGAATAGATCTTTTGTCGGAGAGTAGCGGATTTTTGCCCGAGCCGGAAGAAAAAGAGAAACGCACCGGTCAAATCTGGCGCATCGGTGACACCTACAACGTGAGTATCGGGCAGGGCGACCTTCAGCTGACCCCGCTTCAATTAATTAATTTCATTTCCTCCATCGCCAATAACGGTAAAATTTTCCGCCCGCATCTGGTAAATAAGCAGAATGACCCCGAAGTTTTGTTTGATTACTCCGACTGGGCGTCGGAGTTGAAGGAAGTCCGGCAGGGAATGGAAGATGCAGTAAGCAAGCCATATGGCACGGCGAACATGTTGGTTTATCTGCCGATGAAGTCCGCCGGTAAAACCGGAAGTTCTCAGGTTGCCAATAATACCCGCACTAATGCTTTCTTTGTAGGTTATGCGCCGGCGGAAAATTCCGAGATTGCTGTACTGGTTCTGATAGAAAACTCCAGAGAGGGGAGTTTGAACGCCGTTCCTGTCGCGCGTGATGTAATGCAATGGTATTATGACAATAGAATTAGTAACGGAAAATCTTCACTCTAA
- the pheT gene encoding phenylalanine--tRNA ligase subunit beta, which produces MKFSYSLLKQLAPKISSKEALIEKLNFHAFEAEDVPTVLQGLPGQGGASDTLEISIPANRYSDASSHWGIARMGAALFGGSLVDISAGRDPKAELKNPAVEISISSKKACSRYIGRYLEVPAVKSSPEWLRNILMACGQRPINSVVDVMNYVMLETGQPLHAFDADLVKGPIEVRMAQEGETIRTIDGADHKLNSSHLVIADSQGPLAIAGIKGGKRAEVSQDTRKIIVEAASFDGPSIYKTARDLNLFTDASGRFSHGLSPMLAEVAMKRATVLLKDETKAKIGELTDVNYSKNPKRLLKFDIKRFNQLTGLSLEEKAALGYLKKLGFKITGRFVEIPAWRNDVSIFEDLVEEVVNLYGYQKLESQAPHVPIKAAHKEENIVLKDKLRGVLQGFGLSEVYNHTFLSRQDLTKYADPKWWGAPALLNPVSADFQYLRPDLTVALIKNVEDNFRFFDSVRIFEVGKVFTEKEGIFKEEAMLGVALASKSENPILELKGLLDELLKSVGLTDFFFRDLDWDLKHLEQDRGLRVEANHEVLGYLGIPRGSEGTAVAEIFLDKLLKLVEEEKEYEPLSKYPSVDRDISVFVNQETRVDKLMEAMENAAPQFLDDVDLIDYYDPSVENKNTKKDHKSLTFRLVFQADDHTLTDEEVNAEMVKITSVLEEKFGAEIR; this is translated from the coding sequence ATGAAATTCTCATATAGTTTACTCAAACAACTGGCGCCGAAAATTTCCTCCAAAGAAGCTTTAATAGAAAAGCTGAATTTTCATGCCTTTGAAGCGGAAGATGTGCCAACCGTGCTTCAGGGATTGCCTGGGCAGGGCGGCGCTTCTGATACATTGGAAATTTCCATTCCCGCGAATCGCTATTCCGACGCCTCCTCCCACTGGGGAATCGCGCGGATGGGCGCGGCGCTTTTTGGCGGCAGCTTAGTGGATATATCGGCTGGGCGTGATCCGAAAGCAGAATTAAAAAATCCCGCTGTCGAAATATCAATTTCTTCTAAGAAAGCCTGTAGCCGCTACATCGGGCGATATTTGGAAGTTCCGGCTGTAAAATCTTCTCCCGAGTGGCTAAGAAATATTTTGATGGCCTGCGGTCAGCGCCCGATTAATTCGGTGGTAGACGTGATGAATTACGTGATGCTTGAAACCGGCCAGCCTCTACACGCTTTCGACGCCGATTTAGTGAAGGGTCCGATTGAAGTCCGGATGGCGCAAGAAGGGGAGACGATTCGCACCATCGACGGCGCCGACCACAAGTTGAATTCTAGCCATCTCGTTATTGCTGATTCTCAGGGCCCGCTGGCGATTGCCGGAATAAAAGGAGGGAAGCGCGCGGAAGTCAGCCAAGACACTAGGAAAATTATTGTGGAGGCTGCCAGCTTCGACGGTCCTTCAATTTATAAGACTGCCAGAGATTTGAATTTATTTACTGATGCTTCCGGCCGATTTTCTCACGGTCTGTCGCCTATGCTTGCCGAAGTAGCGATGAAGAGAGCTACGGTTTTGTTGAAAGACGAAACGAAGGCAAAAATTGGTGAACTGACAGATGTAAATTATTCCAAGAACCCGAAGCGTCTGCTGAAATTTGATATCAAACGTTTCAATCAGCTGACCGGATTGTCGCTGGAAGAAAAGGCGGCTTTGGGGTATCTGAAAAAACTCGGCTTCAAGATTACCGGCCGATTTGTGGAAATTCCCGCTTGGCGGAATGATGTTTCGATTTTTGAGGATTTAGTTGAAGAAGTTGTGAATCTCTATGGTTACCAGAAGCTTGAATCCCAAGCCCCGCACGTTCCAATTAAGGCGGCGCACAAAGAAGAGAATATTGTATTAAAAGATAAATTACGCGGAGTTTTGCAGGGTTTTGGTTTGAGTGAGGTTTATAACCATACCTTTCTATCTAGGCAAGATCTGACTAAATACGCCGATCCGAAGTGGTGGGGCGCGCCGGCGTTGCTGAATCCTGTGAGCGCCGATTTCCAATATTTGCGTCCTGATTTAACTGTGGCTCTGATAAAAAATGTGGAAGACAACTTCCGATTCTTTGATTCCGTGAGGATTTTTGAAGTCGGAAAAGTGTTTACCGAAAAAGAGGGGATTTTTAAAGAAGAGGCAATGTTGGGGGTGGCGCTGGCTTCAAAATCGGAAAATCCGATTCTGGAATTGAAGGGCCTGCTTGATGAATTACTGAAGTCTGTTGGCCTTACCGATTTCTTTTTCCGTGACCTTGATTGGGATTTGAAGCACTTAGAGCAGGATCGTGGATTGCGCGTTGAAGCCAATCATGAGGTACTCGGTTATTTGGGAATTCCGCGTGGTTCCGAAGGAACGGCAGTAGCGGAGATTTTCTTGGATAAGCTTTTGAAATTAGTAGAGGAGGAAAAAGAATATGAGCCGCTTTCTAAATATCCTTCGGTGGATAGGGATATTTCGGTATTCGTGAATCAGGAAACTCGCGTGGATAAACTGATGGAGGCGATGGAAAATGCCGCTCCACAATTTTTAGACGACGTGGATCTTATCGATTACTATGATCCTTCGGTAGAAAACAAGAACACTAAGAAAGATCACAAGAGCTTAACTTTCCGGTTGGTTTTCCAAGCCGACGACCACACTCTCACCGACGAAGAAGTGAATGCTGAAATGGTAAAAATTACTTCTGTACTTGAAGAGAAATTCGGAGCGGAGATACGTTAA
- a CDS encoding deaminase — translation MDSLSHKPNWDETFLVQAWWLSNRGSCDRLRTACVLVNKDKHVVGTGYNGSVSGLETCDEAGHLLENNHCVRTLHGEVNAVLNTVREDLRGATAYIVGTPCVDCSKVLMQKGITRVVTAGTYSNAKAREATMQMFAQKGVKFEEWPGGAEAILKVLGRGIKRSRGSGGLFKDLPHDKFGEHLAPPSNLV, via the coding sequence ATGGATTCTTTGAGCCATAAACCCAATTGGGACGAAACTTTCTTGGTGCAGGCTTGGTGGCTTTCCAATCGCGGCTCTTGCGATCGGCTACGCACCGCCTGTGTTTTGGTAAATAAAGATAAGCACGTAGTCGGCACGGGATATAATGGGTCCGTGTCGGGATTGGAGACTTGCGACGAAGCGGGGCATCTTTTGGAGAATAACCATTGCGTGCGCACTTTGCATGGTGAGGTGAACGCAGTTTTAAATACCGTGCGGGAAGATTTACGCGGAGCAACCGCTTACATAGTGGGCACGCCCTGCGTGGACTGTTCGAAGGTATTAATGCAAAAGGGAATTACGAGGGTGGTTACTGCCGGCACCTATTCCAACGCAAAAGCTCGTGAAGCAACAATGCAAATGTTTGCGCAGAAGGGAGTGAAGTTTGAAGAATGGCCAGGCGGAGCAGAGGCAATCTTAAAAGTACTAGGCCGCGGAATAAAACGTTCCCGTGGCTCGGGTGGATTGTTTAAAGACTTACCGCACGATAAATTTGGTGAGCATTTGGCCCCTCCCTCAAATTTGGTTTAG
- the gyrB gene encoding DNA topoisomerase (ATP-hydrolyzing) subunit B has translation MAKKEEKEPKSEIRKTEVKDEKLSLKDSNKPGSYTAKDIYVLEGLDPVRKRPGMYIGTTDLAGLHHLIWEVVDNSFDEAMAGYAKNIRIELLPQNRISVVDDGRGIPVEVHPQTKKSTLETVMTTLHAGGKFGGESYKVSGGLHGVGVSVVCALSSWMQVEVNRDGGVYTQEYKQGKPQYKVKKIGSSKTTGTKVTFEPDPLIFPAATGKDNPFDRKRILDHLRQQAFLTKGIRLEVVDLRNEKDEQFHSFYFDGGLLSFIKYLSKGEKPLQETPFYIQKDSENVEVEVAFIYNSEMEIQELSFANNIYTPDGGMHLTGFRSALTRSLNDYARSGEYIRKDDENFTGDDVREGLIAIVSVKLREPQFEGQTKARLGNTEARTAVEIVTGEALKDFLERYSADARRVIERCMLAAKARKAAKAAKDTVLRKGVLEGLTLPGKLADCSSRNPEDSEMFIVEGDSAGGSAKQGRDRRTQAILPLKGKILNVEKSRIDKMLLNKEIKSLVIALGTAIAESFDLTKLRYHKIVLMTDADVDGSHIRTLLLTLFYRHFLPIIEGGYLYIAQPPLYHVQKGKEVKYIYKQAEMDKLPKEGLNVQRYKGLGEMNPEQLWETTMNPANRTLLKVVIDDAKEADRLFDILLGEEVEPRKQFIQSRAKYVKNLDI, from the coding sequence ATGGCGAAAAAAGAGGAAAAAGAACCAAAAAGTGAGATCCGAAAAACCGAAGTGAAGGACGAGAAGCTTTCCCTTAAGGACTCAAATAAGCCCGGCTCTTATACCGCGAAAGACATCTACGTTTTGGAGGGTTTGGACCCTGTCAGGAAGCGCCCGGGTATGTATATCGGCACGACTGATCTCGCCGGTTTGCATCATTTGATCTGGGAAGTCGTGGATAACTCTTTTGATGAAGCCATGGCCGGATATGCGAAAAATATCCGAATCGAATTGTTGCCTCAAAACCGTATCTCGGTAGTGGACGACGGCCGCGGTATTCCGGTAGAAGTTCACCCGCAAACGAAAAAATCCACATTGGAAACTGTGATGACCACCTTGCACGCTGGTGGTAAATTCGGCGGCGAGTCTTATAAAGTGTCAGGCGGTTTGCATGGTGTGGGTGTTTCCGTAGTGTGCGCGTTATCCAGCTGGATGCAGGTGGAAGTAAACCGCGATGGAGGAGTCTACACGCAGGAATATAAGCAGGGCAAGCCGCAATATAAAGTAAAAAAAATCGGCAGTTCTAAAACCACCGGTACCAAAGTTACTTTTGAGCCCGACCCGTTAATCTTTCCGGCCGCCACAGGAAAAGATAATCCATTTGATAGAAAGCGTATTCTTGACCATCTTCGCCAGCAGGCCTTCTTGACCAAGGGCATCCGTTTGGAAGTGGTGGATTTGCGGAATGAAAAAGATGAGCAGTTCCACTCCTTTTATTTCGACGGTGGCCTTCTTTCCTTCATTAAATATTTGAGTAAAGGAGAAAAACCGTTGCAGGAAACTCCTTTTTATATCCAAAAAGATTCCGAGAACGTTGAGGTGGAGGTGGCTTTCATTTACAACAGTGAGATGGAAATTCAGGAGTTGAGCTTCGCCAACAATATCTACACTCCCGACGGTGGTATGCATCTCACCGGTTTCCGCTCGGCTCTTACCCGCTCGCTCAACGATTACGCCCGCTCTGGAGAATACATTCGCAAAGATGATGAGAATTTCACCGGTGATGATGTGCGTGAAGGTTTGATTGCGATTGTTTCTGTGAAGCTTCGCGAGCCTCAATTTGAAGGTCAGACCAAGGCTCGCTTAGGCAACACCGAAGCTCGCACGGCTGTGGAAATTGTGACCGGTGAAGCTTTGAAGGATTTCTTGGAGCGCTATAGCGCGGACGCCCGCCGTGTAATTGAGCGTTGTATGCTCGCCGCCAAGGCGCGTAAGGCCGCGAAAGCTGCTAAGGATACCGTTTTGCGTAAGGGTGTCCTCGAAGGACTGACCCTGCCGGGTAAATTGGCTGATTGCAGCTCGAGGAATCCGGAAGATTCAGAAATGTTTATCGTTGAGGGAGACTCTGCCGGTGGAAGCGCCAAGCAAGGCCGCGACCGCCGCACGCAAGCTATCTTGCCGTTGAAGGGCAAGATTTTGAACGTGGAAAAATCCCGTATTGATAAAATGTTGCTCAACAAAGAAATTAAATCTTTGGTGATTGCTCTCGGTACCGCCATTGCTGAATCTTTCGATCTCACAAAGCTTCGCTATCACAAAATCGTACTGATGACTGATGCCGACGTGGACGGCTCTCACATCCGCACGCTTCTGCTCACGCTTTTCTACCGTCATTTCTTGCCGATTATTGAAGGCGGGTATTTGTATATCGCCCAGCCGCCGTTGTATCACGTGCAGAAGGGGAAAGAGGTGAAATATATTTATAAGCAGGCCGAGATGGATAAGTTGCCGAAAGAGGGTCTTAACGTCCAGCGGTACAAGGGTCTTGGAGAAATGAACCCGGAACAGCTTTGGGAAACCACGATGAATCCCGCTAATCGTACTTTATTGAAGGTGGTGATTGACGACGCCAAAGAAGCGGACCGTCTGTTTGATATTCTTTTAGGCGAAGAAGTTGAGCCGCGTAAGCAATTTATTCAGAGCCGGGCTAAGTACGTAAAGAATTTGGATATTTAA
- a CDS encoding rod shape-determining protein MreC, whose product MSRFISALILIGIAAFFLVNNFFTGFKNNLASLVGLRPLSQPELVQQGKRIGLSALVYSSFPLNYKHLIAINAGATHGVRVGMPVTLEGNILIGQIIEVSEDQSLVRTIFDKDWSLPVRIGVMEHDALLVGGQDPKLTLIDKDQEINIGDQVISAKKDLPYGLKVGEVAEVNNLVAHSFKEAGLIFPYNSKDLRSVVVLLK is encoded by the coding sequence ATGAGCAGGTTTATTTCCGCCTTAATACTCATTGGTATTGCGGCATTTTTCCTGGTAAATAATTTTTTTACAGGATTTAAAAATAACCTAGCTTCTTTGGTGGGACTGCGTCCTCTGTCTCAACCGGAGCTGGTTCAGCAGGGTAAGCGAATTGGGCTTTCCGCATTGGTTTATTCCTCTTTTCCGTTGAACTATAAACATTTAATTGCCATCAATGCGGGAGCAACTCACGGAGTCAGGGTTGGTATGCCCGTCACGCTGGAGGGGAATATTTTAATTGGCCAGATCATTGAAGTTTCAGAAGATCAGTCTTTGGTGCGGACTATCTTTGATAAAGATTGGTCTTTACCTGTGAGAATTGGAGTTATGGAGCATGATGCTCTCTTGGTTGGCGGCCAAGATCCAAAACTGACCTTGATTGATAAAGATCAGGAGATAAATATTGGTGATCAGGTTATATCAGCAAAAAAGGATTTACCTTACGGATTAAAAGTGGGAGAAGTGGCGGAGGTTAATAATTTAGTCGCCCATTCTTTCAAAGAGGCGGGATTGATTTTCCCTTATAACTCTAAAGATTTGAGGAGTGTGGTGGTTTTGTTGAAATGA
- the secE gene encoding preprotein translocase subunit SecE yields MFSKVTAFWQEARQEFTRVNWPTFSETMRLTMIVVVFSVAIAMFLGVLDTAFAYLLSQII; encoded by the coding sequence ATGTTTAGTAAGGTTACAGCTTTTTGGCAGGAGGCCAGACAGGAGTTCACAAGGGTTAATTGGCCCACTTTTTCAGAAACAATGCGGCTAACGATGATCGTAGTGGTTTTTTCGGTTGCCATAGCAATGTTTTTGGGAGTTTTGGACACCGCGTTCGCTTATCTGCTTAGCCAAATTATTTAA
- the nusG gene encoding transcription termination/antitermination protein NusG, translated as MDKVETKKEREWFAVHTYSGYEDAVARYLTQRVESLAMGDKIFNIIVPKEKMIKIKNGKRRAVEEKIYPGYVLVEMILTEDTWYVVRNTPRVTGFVGPDSTKPTPLSKDEIESLLKRISGGEEEVKFKVELQVGESVKITDGPFKDYDAKVAEVDEEKGKVKVLVAIFGRDTVVELDSLQVQKL; from the coding sequence ATGGATAAGGTAGAAACTAAAAAAGAAAGGGAGTGGTTTGCCGTACACACTTATTCGGGCTACGAAGATGCCGTAGCGCGCTACTTAACGCAACGCGTGGAGTCTTTGGCTATGGGAGACAAGATTTTTAACATTATCGTTCCGAAAGAGAAGATGATTAAGATTAAGAACGGCAAGCGTCGCGCCGTGGAGGAAAAAATTTATCCCGGTTACGTTCTGGTGGAAATGATTCTCACCGAAGACACTTGGTATGTCGTGCGCAACACGCCACGTGTTACCGGTTTCGTGGGTCCGGACAGTACCAAGCCGACCCCTCTTTCTAAAGACGAGATTGAATCTTTGTTGAAGCGAATCAGCGGCGGAGAGGAGGAAGTAAAGTTCAAAGTAGAGTTGCAGGTGGGTGAGTCTGTCAAAATCACCGATGGTCCTTTCAAGGACTACGACGCTAAGGTGGCGGAGGTTGATGAGGAAAAGGGCAAAGTTAAGGTGCTGGTGGCAATTTTCGGACGCGACACCGTGGTAGAGCTTGATTCCTTGCAGGTTCAAAAGTTATAA